A single region of the Armatimonadota bacterium genome encodes:
- the coaE gene encoding dephospho-CoA kinase: protein MLVAITGGIAEGKSTVLRWFEEWGAHSLSLDQIARALSMPHGALWQAIVAEFGQGYLLPNGELNRKKLGEAVFADHALRRRLNRISHPLILRQMYLEIQQVQQQKPDTVIAVEVPLLIECALYLHFDRVVVVEAGEAVQRARLIAGGLGEKEVADRLASQISTRVKRIFADWVVWNREHLEQTRAQSWRVWQELQQEIAK, encoded by the coding sequence ATGCTGGTTGCTATCACCGGCGGGATCGCCGAGGGCAAAAGCACTGTCTTACGCTGGTTTGAAGAGTGGGGAGCGCACAGCCTCAGCCTGGACCAGATCGCACGCGCTCTCAGCATGCCGCATGGGGCACTTTGGCAAGCGATTGTGGCGGAGTTCGGGCAGGGATACCTGCTACCCAACGGCGAATTGAACCGCAAGAAGCTGGGGGAAGCGGTTTTTGCCGATCATGCACTGCGTCGGCGGCTCAATCGCATCAGCCACCCCCTCATTCTGCGGCAAATGTACCTGGAGATACAACAGGTGCAGCAGCAAAAGCCGGACACTGTGATCGCGGTGGAAGTGCCGCTGCTGATAGAATGTGCGCTTTATCTGCATTTTGACAGGGTGGTCGTGGTAGAAGCGGGGGAGGCAGTGCAGCGTGCTCGCCTGATAGCGGGTGGGTTGGGGGAAAAAGAGGTCGCAGACCGCCTCGCTTCGCAGATTTCTACCCGTGTCAAGAGGATTTTTGCCGATTGGGTCGTATGGAATCGTGAACATTTGGAACAAACTCGCGCGCAAAGCTGGCGCGTCTGGCAGGAGTTGCAGCAGGAAATTGCGAAATAG
- a CDS encoding hypothetical protein (possible pseudo, frameshifted): protein MGRSCTWTRTGVLVDIGTKSEGVIPPNELSRLPNQSPEEVVQVGQEIDVVVLKPETEEGQIILSKKRADYEVTWNRLEESLRSNETLQGTVTERVKGGLMVDVGVRGFVPASHVGMSRAPLPDSALEKYVGQTIPLKVLEVDKAHRKVVLSNRLAEAERREQERQQAFASIQEGQVVEGTVRRIVDYGAFIDLGGIDGLLHISEMSWRRIKHPSDVIREGQHVRVQVLRVDPATRKISLGMKQLIPDPWLEVEKQYQVGQVVKGKVARLAPFGAIVDLPGDLEATIPLSELSTRRVRSAAEVVQEGQEVEALVVQINPTEHRMVLSLRRLQKQREEQEKEQLMEQYSTSSRGFTIGEVVGKNFTLETEEGESSSKKEEEAQTPAE from the coding sequence GTGGGACGGTCGTGCACGTGGACGAGAACGGGGGTACTGGTGGATATCGGTACCAAGTCGGAGGGGGTCATTCCTCCGAACGAGCTGAGCCGCCTGCCCAACCAATCGCCAGAAGAGGTGGTGCAGGTAGGGCAGGAGATTGACGTGGTGGTGCTCAAGCCGGAGACCGAAGAGGGGCAGATTATCCTGTCCAAGAAGCGTGCGGATTACGAGGTGACTTGGAACCGCCTGGAAGAGTCATTGCGGTCCAACGAGACCCTTCAGGGCACGGTCACCGAGCGTGTCAAGGGTGGTCTCATGGTAGACGTGGGCGTGCGTGGGTTTGTGCCCGCTTCGCATGTGGGTATGAGCCGCGCCCCCTTGCCGGATAGCGCACTGGAGAAGTACGTGGGACAGACTATCCCGCTGAAGGTGCTGGAAGTAGACAAGGCGCACAGGAAGGTCGTGCTCTCCAACCGACTGGCAGAAGCGGAGAGACGCGAGCAAGAGCGCCAGCAAGCGTTTGCCAGCATCCAGGAAGGTCAGGTGGTAGAGGGCACTGTGCGCCGTATTGTGGACTACGGTGCGTTCATCGACCTGGGCGGTATCGACGGCTTGCTGCACATCAGCGAGATGTCCTGGAGGCGCATCAAACACCCCTCGGACGTGATTCGTGAAGGACAGCACGTGCGCGTGCAGGTACTGCGCGTGGACCCCGCTACCCGCAAGATATCGCTGGGGATGAAACAGTTGATTCCTGACCCCTGGCTGGAGGTGGAGAAGCAGTATCAGGTGGGGCAGGTGGTGAAGGGCAAAGTGGCGCGTTTGGCACCCTTCGGCGCCATTGTAGACCTGCCGGGCGACCTGGAAGCCACCATCCCGTTGTCAGAGCTCTCCACACGGCGTGTGCGCAGCGCCGCGGAGGTGGTGCAGGAAGGGCAGGAAGTGGAAGCGCTGGTGGTGCAGATCAACCCCACGGAGCATCGTATGGTGCTGAGTCTGCGCCGCCTGCAAAAACAGCGCGAGGAACAGGAAAAAGAGCAACTGATGGAGCAGTACAGCACCAGCTCACGCGGCTTCACCATTGGCGAGGTCGTGGGCAAGAACTTCACCCTTGAAACGGAAGAGGGTGAATCGTCGTCAAAGAAAGAGGAGGAAGCACAGACGCCAGCCGAGTAG